The following are encoded together in the Lactuca sativa cultivar Salinas chromosome 1, Lsat_Salinas_v11, whole genome shotgun sequence genome:
- the LOC111885970 gene encoding transcription factor bHLH153, producing the protein MMEHKRSPVSVEQGSLTSLTPKRHKAGLSISSKERKEKVGERIAALQQLVSPYGKTDTASVLLEAMEYIHFLHEQVKVLSAPYLHSNSTNEYQELGPYNLKNKGLILVPISSTMGVASSNGADIWAPIKTNSDNRRKLTNMM; encoded by the exons ATGATGGAACACAAAAGAAGTCCAGTTTCTGTTGAACAAGGGAGCCTTACTTCTTTGACACCAAAAAGACACAAAGCTGGTTTATCCATCTCCTCCAAG GAAAGAAAAGAGAAAGTTGGTGAAAGAATTGCAGCCCTTCAACAGCTTGTTTCACCATATGGAAAG ACAGATACAGCTTCTGTACTACTTGAAGCAATGGAGTACATACACTTTCTTCATGAACAAGTCAAG GTGCTAAGTGCTCCTTACCTCCATAGCAACTCAACAAATGAATATCAG GAGTTAGGGCCGTATAACTTGAAAAACAAAGGGTTGATTCTGGTCCCGATTTCGTCTACAATGGGAGTTGCTAGTAGCAATGGAGCGGATATATGGGCCCCAATCAAGACCAATTCTGATAATCGTAGAAAACTAACAAATATGATGTAG